One window of Sporocytophaga myxococcoides DSM 11118 genomic DNA carries:
- a CDS encoding sterol desaturase family protein, whose product MNELLLSISIPVFLLAITVEYFFSKKKNVEAFTFNSTISNLSIGVAERLSNLALTGIFYSIFTYIYNHFAIFTIKETLPSWILILFLTDFIWYWYHRFSHEVNILWAAHIVHHQSEEFNLTVSARITVFQALIRNVFWCILPLIGFPVHMVIMILIIHAAYSFFTHTRMVGKLGFLEYIFVTPSHHRVHHASNAHYLDKNYADIFIIWDKLFGTFAEEKEEPQYGLTHPLNSRSFLWQHFHQLLELIGSIKNAPGLKQKIKIILGKPETLSPEIRPQLEKKFLSEKNVANNLKREIQKKYILAQISAVIILLALLAPQYQNISLGMILLLNALILITLINCGAILEQKAWIFHLECLRFIIISAILSFYFPDPALISVLLNAIILLCFFYSDFKRMFLVFIYGKFFYGRAVNLSSKLFK is encoded by the coding sequence ATGAATGAATTATTACTGAGCATATCTATACCAGTATTTTTATTGGCTATTACCGTAGAGTATTTTTTTTCAAAAAAAAAGAATGTTGAAGCATTTACATTTAACAGTACCATCTCAAATTTGAGTATAGGTGTAGCTGAGCGACTTTCAAATCTTGCCTTGACAGGCATCTTCTATTCGATATTCACATATATTTATAATCACTTTGCCATCTTTACCATTAAAGAAACACTCCCCTCATGGATATTGATTTTATTTTTAACTGATTTTATTTGGTATTGGTATCACCGGTTTAGTCATGAGGTAAATATTCTTTGGGCAGCTCACATAGTTCATCATCAAAGTGAAGAATTTAATCTAACAGTATCTGCAAGGATTACGGTATTCCAGGCTCTGATCAGAAATGTCTTCTGGTGTATACTGCCCTTAATAGGATTTCCTGTACATATGGTAATTATGATTCTTATTATACATGCAGCTTATAGTTTCTTCACCCATACAAGAATGGTGGGTAAACTTGGTTTTCTAGAATACATTTTTGTGACGCCATCCCACCATCGAGTACATCATGCCTCCAATGCTCATTATCTTGATAAAAACTATGCGGATATATTTATAATCTGGGACAAACTCTTTGGAACCTTTGCAGAAGAAAAAGAAGAGCCTCAATATGGACTCACACACCCATTAAACAGCAGAAGTTTTCTTTGGCAACATTTCCATCAATTGCTTGAGCTGATTGGTTCTATAAAGAATGCTCCGGGATTAAAACAAAAAATAAAAATTATACTTGGTAAACCTGAAACTTTATCTCCAGAGATTCGACCACAATTAGAAAAGAAATTTCTTTCAGAAAAAAATGTCGCTAATAATCTAAAGAGAGAGATTCAAAAAAAATATATATTGGCACAAATAAGTGCTGTCATTATACTGCTTGCATTGCTCGCCCCTCAATACCAAAACATATCACTCGGAATGATATTGCTATTAAATGCCTTAATTCTAATTACACTCATCAATTGTGGCGCTATATTGGAACAAAAAGCCTGGATCTTCCATCTTGAATGCCTGAGATTTATTATCATTTCGGCCATCCTGTCCTTCTATTTCCCCGACCCCGCTCTTATTTCAGTGCTGCTAAATGCAATCATCCTGCTTTGCTTTTTCTACTCTGACTTTAAGAGAATGTTCCTGGTATTTATCTATGGTAAATTTTTTTATGGCAGAGCAGTTAATTTAAGTAGTAAGCTTTTTAAGTAG
- a CDS encoding glycosyl hydrolase family 8 has product MRIPLLILLIIFFDLTLSKGQAVVVNPNPVTVHINSNNPRIPFPQFLDYKGGKTLGRDNADGITDIEMEKNTREAYQIMMNRATYEGTTVQGTKYIIFNPPGMGSTGPEPDCSEGDGYALLAAAYMADKPTFDGLYMYIHDHKGSVVELFSKCGTIRNPTYPYGKGTQAWRVGNADTDKNSASDGDFDIAMALLVAYRQWPALGIKDDCGSVRTYKKLLINYLKTISDTVFFSNNDGNPNPRQDPNGGNGYYCGDIGFDGYVKSGNTWGEMTDWVQTKTPKGYFFNGRTIYQRMTYPTSKWLDYIAPSYFRAFAEFLEEEDPVAHNWNINQFRRAEASSDWIMGQIYKQGKLPTGGLINPIPPGSNPTLSFSDANFAEDARNPWRTIVNYVWNGHPTTTWDPGLHEPQPGGNTFEYDNAIRLGNFSKLRNKGCHKLGNDPTDLKFVGPAIMTSDISMDPTAAITAYPGNHINYNLGSFSPAIVAYHKDQNTAESKDLIADWYRQLTLMWDADMVTSPVPDNRYIKSVPKYFHEWFRVLGLLTVTGNYYAPALMAKPDAEANLKVYLSNNKTVASGPRVVNGVTVTPGDEITYTISYRNFSILQAENVVITYPLPPEVEFVSAVGGTNSAGVITWNIGTIPGYTSTGESGDDWKTFNPKTYPTYGEVKFKVRVKAGYENKIICNQATIAASNSDSHTSNEFPNNETATFEKNCVNIISRSLSIAKVADRNIAANGDIINYTLRFSNSSQNGWLNGGRPDVRVTYSYGLSGPNAGNHYFRVLHGAQEPYINPGNYRISYFLNDAARIGIYDPVKNINGWDLKVTILEGGDPDKVKFTSEQYTFGEDANGKWNQRLIMRFPDTLMATTQHTNMFFAKTGEPNAVLFVHKGIAAPFRMAIQFQAKGGSSACGTVPVGPLMADDWSFDNTLDVGTNDKHLYFPISPSWFNYQSSYNPALSIPVNDVHVDACEPNYNKNFDRLLVEEWDGYVWRRILGRGPVPGMEMQNVCVTDTLPADLEWQGFTESEALGIKATYNPSTRVVTWCTPSMLPGASGMIKYAAKAKSDCSADILVDNKAWIQSTSQAPIDSSFKVLVTCKPIPPLNPIASTIKKTSPATGYDINDIIPYTVSFKQTQGTIANPTLPSSTDWTTHCGEGKMDFTNTKNPGGTPKLATYDYSHGKNGTLITKIKPELAQPFSLVFRHNGGTPVCSGNPLKGLLLTFVNNSCSQLAIKLFQNGTLIGSKVDISYPSPNDTLTIKAELIDNKLSIWINNFNALPYEFDNITYMTAGYVGFYNSNEATTGAGNPSHKLLYWYTHFDSAFEVSLTDPLASNVTYSASSITKLFTSAGLTPDQAIPVYNSVKNTVEWILKTGKSPMLFGDSVAFSFSVKLNTCPNGFVNNIVFANLMGVPTNYFGAQEVDKCGSTLPVDFLSFTASKVDGGALLKWAVINQIDNKGFYIEKSVDGINFGSISFVPAANGSASTYTFIDKEFSNIAYYRLQQVDYNGQYEYSQIRWLSEESPLIKIYPNPSLDAFNLQINGLENFRLAVYSSTGQELGQMDNLPKGTTLIGSNWAKGVYTLKLISENAVYVYKLVKE; this is encoded by the coding sequence ATGAGAATACCCTTACTCATTTTATTAATCATCTTTTTTGATTTGACTTTATCGAAAGGACAGGCAGTTGTTGTCAATCCAAATCCGGTAACTGTACATATCAATTCAAACAATCCCAGAATTCCATTTCCCCAATTTCTGGATTATAAAGGTGGAAAAACTCTTGGCCGCGATAATGCTGATGGGATCACCGACATTGAAATGGAAAAAAATACAAGGGAGGCTTACCAGATTATGATGAATCGTGCGACTTACGAAGGTACCACGGTGCAAGGGACAAAATACATTATTTTCAACCCTCCTGGAATGGGATCAACAGGACCAGAACCTGATTGTTCTGAAGGAGATGGATATGCTTTGCTTGCTGCTGCCTATATGGCTGATAAACCCACATTTGATGGTTTATACATGTACATCCATGACCATAAAGGTAGTGTGGTAGAATTGTTTTCTAAATGCGGTACTATCAGGAATCCTACATATCCTTATGGTAAAGGAACTCAGGCATGGAGGGTTGGTAATGCAGATACTGATAAGAACTCTGCATCCGATGGTGACTTTGACATCGCAATGGCACTCCTAGTTGCATATAGACAATGGCCAGCGCTCGGCATAAAAGATGATTGCGGCTCTGTAAGAACTTATAAAAAGTTGCTGATTAATTATCTGAAAACAATCAGTGATACAGTTTTCTTTTCCAATAATGATGGAAATCCTAACCCAAGACAAGATCCAAATGGCGGCAATGGGTATTACTGTGGAGATATCGGATTTGACGGATATGTTAAAAGTGGAAATACCTGGGGCGAAATGACAGACTGGGTTCAGACTAAAACACCCAAAGGCTATTTTTTCAATGGAAGAACTATTTATCAAAGGATGACATATCCCACATCAAAGTGGCTTGATTATATCGCCCCTTCCTATTTCAGAGCATTTGCCGAATTCCTTGAAGAGGAAGATCCCGTTGCACACAACTGGAATATTAATCAGTTCCGCAGAGCTGAAGCCTCTTCAGATTGGATAATGGGGCAAATTTATAAACAAGGAAAGCTCCCTACTGGTGGATTAATTAACCCAATACCACCAGGATCTAATCCGACTTTAAGTTTCAGTGATGCCAATTTTGCTGAAGATGCCAGAAATCCATGGAGAACTATAGTTAATTATGTATGGAATGGCCATCCAACCACAACATGGGATCCTGGATTACATGAACCACAGCCCGGTGGAAATACATTTGAATATGATAATGCAATACGTCTTGGGAATTTTAGTAAACTAAGAAACAAAGGTTGTCATAAACTAGGGAATGACCCAACGGATTTGAAATTCGTAGGTCCGGCTATTATGACCAGTGATATAAGCATGGATCCTACTGCTGCAATAACGGCATATCCGGGAAATCACATTAATTACAACCTAGGATCATTTTCACCAGCCATTGTTGCCTATCACAAAGATCAAAACACTGCTGAAAGCAAAGATCTTATCGCTGACTGGTATAGGCAGCTGACTTTAATGTGGGATGCAGACATGGTAACCTCTCCGGTTCCTGATAACAGGTACATTAAAAGTGTGCCTAAGTATTTCCACGAATGGTTCAGAGTATTGGGTTTGCTTACCGTAACAGGCAATTACTATGCTCCTGCATTAATGGCTAAGCCAGATGCTGAAGCTAATCTTAAAGTTTATCTGTCGAACAACAAAACTGTGGCATCAGGGCCTAGAGTTGTGAACGGGGTAACAGTCACTCCTGGTGATGAAATTACATATACAATCAGCTATAGAAACTTTTCTATCCTGCAGGCTGAGAATGTAGTCATCACCTACCCTCTTCCTCCTGAAGTAGAATTCGTTTCAGCCGTTGGAGGAACAAATAGTGCAGGAGTAATAACCTGGAATATTGGCACCATTCCCGGATATACTTCAACCGGAGAATCTGGGGACGATTGGAAAACCTTTAATCCAAAGACTTATCCAACATATGGTGAAGTAAAGTTTAAGGTAAGAGTTAAAGCCGGTTACGAGAACAAAATCATCTGCAATCAAGCAACTATTGCAGCAAGCAACAGTGACTCTCATACAAGTAATGAATTCCCTAACAATGAAACTGCTACCTTTGAAAAAAACTGCGTAAATATCATCTCAAGGTCATTGTCAATTGCCAAAGTAGCAGACAGAAATATAGCTGCAAACGGTGATATTATTAACTATACACTTCGTTTTAGCAACTCATCCCAGAACGGGTGGTTAAATGGTGGACGTCCGGATGTAAGAGTAACATACTCATATGGACTCTCAGGACCAAACGCAGGCAACCATTACTTCAGAGTACTTCATGGAGCTCAGGAACCATATATCAACCCTGGTAATTACAGAATATCCTATTTCTTAAATGATGCAGCAAGAATAGGTATTTATGATCCTGTAAAAAACATCAATGGCTGGGACTTAAAGGTTACAATCCTTGAAGGTGGAGATCCTGACAAGGTTAAGTTTACATCTGAGCAATATACATTCGGGGAAGATGCTAACGGTAAATGGAATCAACGTCTAATAATGCGTTTTCCGGACACCTTAATGGCTACTACTCAGCATACAAATATGTTCTTCGCTAAAACCGGAGAACCTAATGCAGTATTATTTGTCCATAAAGGAATTGCAGCCCCATTCAGAATGGCTATTCAGTTTCAGGCAAAAGGAGGAAGCTCTGCATGCGGTACAGTTCCTGTTGGTCCTTTAATGGCTGATGACTGGTCATTTGATAATACTTTGGATGTTGGTACAAATGATAAACACCTGTACTTCCCGATATCACCTTCATGGTTCAATTATCAGAGTTCTTATAATCCTGCTTTATCTATCCCAGTTAATGATGTTCACGTAGATGCCTGTGAACCCAATTACAACAAAAACTTTGATCGTTTATTGGTTGAAGAGTGGGATGGTTATGTATGGAGAAGAATATTAGGAAGAGGACCTGTTCCAGGCATGGAAATGCAAAATGTATGTGTAACCGACACATTGCCTGCAGATCTTGAGTGGCAAGGCTTCACAGAATCTGAAGCTCTTGGCATTAAAGCTACCTACAACCCTTCGACCAGAGTTGTCACCTGGTGTACTCCTTCAATGTTACCGGGAGCTTCAGGAATGATCAAATATGCTGCTAAAGCAAAAAGTGATTGCAGTGCGGACATCCTGGTTGATAATAAAGCATGGATACAGTCTACTTCACAGGCACCAATTGACTCTTCATTTAAAGTATTGGTGACATGTAAGCCAATTCCTCCATTAAACCCAATTGCAAGTACAATAAAGAAAACTTCACCGGCTACTGGTTATGATATAAATGATATCATTCCTTATACTGTTTCTTTTAAGCAAACACAAGGAACTATCGCAAACCCAACATTACCTTCATCTACAGACTGGACAACACATTGCGGGGAAGGAAAAATGGATTTTACAAATACCAAAAATCCTGGAGGAACACCAAAGCTTGCAACCTATGACTACTCCCATGGTAAAAACGGAACACTTATTACAAAAATAAAGCCTGAACTAGCTCAACCATTTTCGCTTGTCTTCAGACATAATGGAGGAACACCAGTTTGTTCTGGAAATCCATTGAAAGGATTGTTGCTTACTTTTGTTAACAACTCCTGTTCTCAACTTGCCATCAAGTTATTTCAAAATGGTACACTTATTGGTTCCAAAGTAGATATTTCCTATCCTTCGCCTAATGATACACTAACAATCAAGGCTGAACTTATTGATAATAAACTATCAATATGGATCAATAATTTTAATGCATTGCCATATGAATTTGACAACATTACTTATATGACTGCCGGATATGTTGGTTTCTACAATTCAAATGAAGCTACCACTGGAGCAGGAAATCCATCTCACAAGCTCTTGTATTGGTACACACATTTCGACTCTGCATTTGAAGTGTCTTTAACAGATCCACTGGCTTCTAATGTAACATACTCAGCTTCTTCTATAACTAAGCTTTTCACTTCTGCAGGATTGACACCAGATCAGGCCATTCCTGTTTATAACAGTGTTAAAAACACTGTAGAATGGATTCTAAAAACAGGCAAATCACCAATGTTATTCGGAGATTCGGTAGCATTCAGTTTTTCTGTCAAATTAAACACATGTCCTAATGGCTTTGTGAATAACATAGTATTCGCTAACCTGATGGGAGTGCCGACTAATTATTTTGGAGCGCAGGAAGTTGATAAATGCGGATCTACATTACCTGTAGATTTCCTTTCCTTCACTGCTTCTAAAGTTGATGGGGGAGCATTGCTAAAATGGGCTGTTATTAATCAGATTGACAATAAAGGTTTTTATATTGAAAAATCTGTTGATGGCATTAATTTCGGTTCGATTAGCTTTGTTCCGGCAGCTAATGGATCTGCCTCAACTTATACATTCATAGATAAGGAGTTTTCAAATATTGCTTATTACAGATTACAACAAGTTGACTATAACGGACAATATGAATACAGCCAGATCAGATGGTTAAGTGAAGAATCGCCGCTGATAAAAATTTACCCTAACCCCTCTCTGGATGCATTTAATCTGCAGATTAACGGATTAGAAAACTTCCGTTTAGCAGTTTATTCCTCAACCGGACAAGAATTGGGTCAAATGGATAATCTACCTAAAGGAACTACATTAATAGGCAGTAACTGGGCTAAAGGAGTATATACTTTAAAACTGATTTCGGAAAATGCAGTGTACGTTTACAAACTGGTAAAAGAATAA
- a CDS encoding Ig-like domain-containing protein, with protein MLVIHSNAASSITEVTYFSKTMNSNRKMNVYLPDGYNQNTYYPTFYLMHGGGQRYYTWANPVDGNAKAILDQAISSGKAVPMIVVMPDVPDFAPNLFTRELCDDIIPFIEKTYRVKPEKDSRALAGLSWGGLQVLDAGLYRYDLFGYLGVFSSGWFIGDNIYNVMRTYLASNGAKIEQSMRYFYYGQGGTGDIAYSNGAETMKLLRSNGITVNYWEHTGAHSFICWRQDLQDFLPFLFKYGTPAVTITAPATNTSFTAPATINITAAASDPNGSISKVEFFNGETKLGDDAIAPYTCSWTDVPAGTYTITAVATDNVGTKATSAAVTLKVNVAQASYNNAIHIIPGTIQAEAFDVGGNGFAYFDQTPGSETGVYFRNNEDVDIENCTDIGAGYNVGWATSGEWLEYTVNVKNSGVYNMDLRIAANGDGRTLSLSMDGTNITSNIPIPNTAGWQTWQTVRVSNIQLSAGQKIMRLTIGDVDYININFVTFDLANIPPEVTITEPSDNSTFNTFSTVILTAAASDKDGSIAKVDFYSGTTFLGTDNTSPFSYNWSGMPAGTYLITAKATDDKGSVTSSDPITVLVQEVVTGVNEEMDLAHAIYPNPFEDDITLKCPQEFNYEICDLTGRILLAGIGQGEKSIGENLHSGMYLLRLTNNGKSKVIKIQKK; from the coding sequence ATGTTAGTCATTCATAGCAATGCTGCAAGCAGCATCACTGAGGTAACTTACTTCTCTAAAACAATGAATAGTAACCGGAAAATGAATGTGTACCTTCCGGATGGGTATAATCAGAATACCTATTATCCCACATTTTATCTCATGCATGGCGGAGGTCAACGTTACTATACATGGGCCAATCCAGTTGACGGGAATGCTAAAGCCATATTGGACCAGGCCATTTCCTCAGGCAAGGCGGTTCCTATGATTGTTGTAATGCCTGATGTCCCGGATTTCGCTCCAAACCTCTTTACCCGTGAACTATGCGATGATATAATACCTTTTATAGAAAAGACTTACAGAGTAAAACCTGAGAAAGACAGCCGTGCTCTGGCCGGCCTTTCATGGGGAGGCTTACAGGTGCTGGATGCCGGTTTGTATCGCTATGACCTTTTTGGCTACCTGGGTGTGTTCAGTTCTGGATGGTTTATTGGCGACAATATTTATAATGTAATGAGAACTTACCTTGCTTCCAATGGTGCAAAAATTGAACAGAGTATGCGCTATTTCTATTACGGGCAAGGTGGAACTGGTGATATTGCTTACAGTAACGGGGCAGAAACCATGAAACTATTACGCTCTAATGGAATCACGGTAAATTATTGGGAACATACGGGAGCTCATAGCTTTATATGCTGGAGACAAGACCTACAGGATTTTCTGCCTTTTCTCTTTAAGTATGGAACTCCGGCTGTGACCATTACTGCTCCTGCTACCAATACTTCGTTCACCGCGCCAGCTACAATTAACATAACAGCTGCAGCTTCTGATCCGAACGGAAGCATCTCCAAAGTTGAGTTTTTTAATGGAGAAACAAAGTTAGGAGATGATGCGATCGCTCCTTATACCTGTTCATGGACTGACGTTCCTGCTGGAACTTATACTATTACAGCCGTAGCTACCGATAATGTTGGTACAAAAGCAACATCGGCAGCGGTCACTTTGAAAGTAAATGTTGCTCAGGCATCATATAATAATGCGATTCATATAATTCCAGGTACGATCCAGGCTGAAGCCTTCGACGTGGGGGGGAATGGCTTTGCATATTTTGATCAGACCCCCGGAAGTGAAACAGGTGTTTACTTTAGAAACAATGAAGATGTAGATATTGAAAATTGCACAGATATCGGGGCTGGCTATAATGTCGGGTGGGCAACTTCCGGAGAATGGCTTGAATATACAGTCAATGTTAAGAATTCAGGCGTTTATAATATGGATCTCCGCATAGCTGCTAATGGAGATGGGCGGACTCTGTCTTTAAGCATGGATGGTACAAATATAACCAGTAACATACCTATTCCCAATACTGCAGGCTGGCAAACCTGGCAGACTGTCAGAGTGAGCAACATTCAGCTCAGCGCAGGACAGAAGATCATGCGTTTAACAATAGGGGATGTCGACTATATCAACATCAATTTTGTAACGTTTGACCTTGCCAACATTCCTCCTGAAGTAACTATAACAGAGCCATCAGATAATAGTACGTTCAACACGTTTTCGACAGTGATACTAACTGCTGCAGCTTCGGATAAAGATGGAAGCATAGCCAAAGTTGATTTCTACAGTGGAACAACGTTTCTTGGTACAGACAACACCTCACCTTTTAGTTATAACTGGTCAGGTATGCCGGCAGGAACTTATTTGATCACAGCCAAAGCAACGGATGATAAAGGATCAGTTACATCATCTGATCCGATTACAGTGTTGGTTCAGGAGGTAGTTACTGGAGTGAATGAAGAAATGGACCTAGCTCACGCAATATATCCGAATCCATTTGAAGATGATATTACATTAAAATGCCCACAGGAGTTCAATTACGAAATTTGTGACCTGACTGGAAGAATATTGCTTGCAGGAATTGGACAAGGTGAAAAGAGTATTGGTGAAAACCTTCATTCTGGAATGTATCTTTTGCGATTGACAAACAATGGAAAATCAAAAGTTATTAAGATTCAGAAAAAATAA
- a CDS encoding Dps family protein — MENASLIGLDLKKSQILSDELNILLANYQLLYMNLRGFHWNIKGEKFFELHAKFEELYNDVQIKIDEIAERILTLGFVPEHTFSDYQKKSEIKEAKNIFEGTEAVSLILQAFKILLVEERKILKLASDAEDEGTNSLMSDYIKQKEKQVWMFSAYLQKK; from the coding sequence ATGGAAAATGCAAGCTTAATCGGTCTGGATTTAAAAAAGTCTCAGATCCTGTCAGATGAACTTAATATTCTGTTAGCCAACTATCAGCTATTGTATATGAATCTTAGAGGATTTCACTGGAATATAAAAGGTGAAAAGTTTTTCGAATTGCACGCTAAGTTTGAAGAACTCTACAATGATGTGCAAATAAAAATTGATGAGATTGCTGAAAGGATTCTTACTTTGGGTTTTGTGCCTGAGCATACCTTTTCTGATTACCAAAAGAAATCAGAGATAAAAGAAGCTAAGAATATATTTGAAGGTACCGAAGCTGTCTCTCTCATTCTTCAGGCATTTAAGATACTTTTAGTAGAGGAAAGAAAAATCTTAAAACTGGCTTCTGATGCGGAAGACGAGGGTACAAATTCTTTGATGAGTGATTATATCAAGCAGAAAGAAAAACAGGTCTGGATGTTTTCAGCTTACCTGCAGAAGAAATAA
- a CDS encoding T9SS type A sorting domain-containing protein, whose translation MNLNYIEFTPAIVTGIETEEKETARIYPNPFNNDGINIKLKGIFRYKVDNILGIQVESGGATDYGNIGAALGTGIYILTIETKNGITLHKIVKR comes from the coding sequence ATGAATCTAAATTATATTGAGTTTACGCCAGCAATAGTGACAGGTATAGAGACTGAAGAGAAAGAGACTGCTCGTATTTATCCAAATCCATTCAATAATGATGGAATTAATATTAAACTTAAAGGGATTTTCAGATATAAAGTGGATAATATTCTTGGAATTCAGGTAGAATCAGGTGGTGCAACAGATTACGGAAATATAGGTGCAGCTTTGGGAACAGGTATATATATATTAACCATCGAAACCAAGAATGGAATCACGTTGCATAAAATTGTGAAACGCTGA
- a CDS encoding chloramphenicol acetyltransferase, with protein sequence MNTRQEIDLSTYKRRGMFEIFSKKLIPFVSTSSNVDITKFRKKVKENNFRFFASICFALSKVVNEIPQFRHRIIDNKLYEYSSIDPGYTVLLPDNEFSFCSTRHSEDFIIFYENILKDIENVLSNKDESNGDNNHQFYITSVPWFSFTSLTHPYDPVNGTIPIIALGKYFEENGVYKMPVGLQIHHGIMDGYHMGLFYEKLQTMLDAPEWLSHCSLA encoded by the coding sequence ATGAATACAAGACAGGAAATTGATCTGAGCACCTATAAACGAAGAGGGATGTTTGAAATCTTTTCTAAAAAACTTATTCCTTTCGTAAGCACTTCAAGTAATGTAGATATCACTAAGTTCAGAAAGAAGGTTAAAGAAAACAATTTCCGCTTTTTTGCTAGCATCTGCTTTGCGTTAAGCAAGGTGGTCAATGAAATACCTCAGTTCAGACACAGAATCATAGATAACAAGCTTTATGAGTATTCCAGCATAGATCCTGGTTACACGGTTCTTCTGCCTGATAATGAATTTTCATTTTGTTCTACAAGACATTCAGAAGATTTTATTATCTTCTATGAGAATATACTAAAGGATATTGAGAATGTATTATCAAATAAGGATGAATCCAATGGTGATAACAATCATCAGTTTTACATCACGAGTGTTCCGTGGTTTTCTTTTACGTCATTGACACATCCTTATGATCCTGTTAATGGAACAATACCAATCATTGCTCTTGGTAAATACTTTGAGGAAAACGGAGTTTATAAAATGCCTGTCGGACTTCAAATACACCATGGAATCATGGATGGGTATCATATGGGATTGTTTTATGAAAAATTGCAGACAATGCTTGATGCTCCAGAATGGTTATCCCACTGCTCGCTAGCATGA
- a CDS encoding glycoside hydrolase 5 family protein translates to MVKYFLQLIILLVFISSCSTEKKQPEHTNQFVKVSNTGFYVNGKPYYFLGANFWYGINLGSEKGGQRARLIRELDRLQDLGITNLRIVGLSEGPNDKPYRMLPAVQTAPGEFDEDLLNGLDFLLSEMAKRKMYAVVCLGNFWPWSGGWGQYMLWSKSVDSIPYPPPHPGGDWDRYQKFSAKFYSDSAAVQMYYNAVKKIVTRKNSITKVNYKDDPTIMSWQLCNEPRGMNNQKKYNKWIDSSAALIKQWDPNHLVSAGTEGYTSGPEYAGVDVKENNNGPDIDYVTCHVWVENWGWYDPKRNDKTYDSAVHKMEHYLKLHVDAARKLAKPLVIEEFGLARNDGNFSPSALTTVKDNYYAKVFQEAYNYASLSSPIAGVNFWAWSGEGRPKVPGTIWKKGDPFTGDPPHELQGWYSVYDTDTSTQLVIKRYANMMNSLD, encoded by the coding sequence ATGGTAAAATACTTTTTACAACTTATTATTCTCCTTGTATTCATTAGCTCATGCAGCACTGAAAAGAAGCAACCTGAACATACTAATCAATTTGTGAAAGTAAGCAACACAGGCTTTTACGTGAATGGCAAACCCTACTATTTTTTGGGAGCCAACTTCTGGTACGGGATAAATCTTGGTTCGGAAAAGGGAGGCCAGAGAGCTCGTCTTATCAGGGAATTAGATCGACTTCAAGATTTAGGAATTACCAATCTTCGGATTGTAGGTTTGAGTGAAGGTCCAAATGACAAACCCTACAGAATGCTTCCGGCAGTTCAAACTGCACCGGGGGAGTTTGACGAGGATCTGTTAAATGGTCTTGACTTTTTGCTTTCAGAAATGGCTAAGAGAAAAATGTATGCTGTAGTATGTTTAGGAAATTTCTGGCCATGGTCAGGCGGATGGGGCCAATATATGTTGTGGAGTAAGTCTGTAGACAGCATCCCCTACCCTCCCCCACATCCAGGTGGAGACTGGGATAGATACCAGAAATTCTCTGCAAAATTTTATTCAGACTCTGCAGCTGTTCAAATGTATTACAATGCCGTCAAAAAAATTGTGACGAGAAAAAATTCAATCACAAAGGTTAACTACAAAGATGATCCAACCATTATGTCCTGGCAATTGTGCAATGAGCCAAGAGGGATGAACAATCAAAAAAAATATAATAAATGGATAGACTCCTCTGCTGCCCTCATAAAACAATGGGATCCGAATCATTTAGTCAGTGCGGGAACAGAAGGATATACGTCAGGACCAGAATATGCAGGGGTAGATGTCAAAGAGAATAATAACGGACCAGACATTGATTATGTAACCTGTCACGTCTGGGTTGAAAACTGGGGATGGTATGATCCGAAAAGAAATGATAAAACTTATGATTCGGCGGTCCATAAAATGGAGCACTATTTAAAGCTTCATGTTGATGCGGCGAGGAAATTAGCTAAGCCATTGGTAATAGAAGAGTTTGGACTCGCAAGAAATGATGGAAATTTTTCTCCATCAGCACTTACTACAGTAAAAGATAATTACTATGCAAAAGTATTCCAGGAAGCATACAACTATGCATCTTTAAGTTCACCGATAGCTGGTGTAAATTTCTGGGCATGGTCAGGAGAAGGCAGGCCAAAAGTTCCTGGTACTATCTGGAAAAAAGGTGATCCATTCACAGGAGATCCTCCGCACGAGCTTCAAGGTTGGTATTCAGTTTATGATACAGATACTTCAACCCAATTGGTGATTAAAAGATATGCTAATATGATGAATTCACTGGATTAA